The genomic stretch TTTGtctttgtttattgtttgtcgttgtttttattgcttattaaactttttttatttttttgaggtAGGTGGTCcaagatttattaaatttaataaaatatgcccCATAATTCCTCAGTAATACATTGACCATGATGGTCATAAATAGCTTCTACTTTCAtatcaataaatgttattaatttataatgtttCAAGTTTTAGAGATCAATAActttccttttaattttttctaacATCAGTCAATTTCGTCAAACTTGACAAAGATGTCCGGCAATTCTGTTTATATCCAAATGGCTCCTCAGTTCAGCCTGACTTGGCAAGAGAAGGCCTGGTTGGTGGTTGGGCTGATGCGCTACTGGCAGTGGTCAATCTGCCGTGTCTTTCTTGCCTCCGTGCTGCATCAGAGAGTTAGTGGGGTGCCGGCGTTGCCATGGATACCGTTGGTAAGTTGGAGTACCACAGGGTCGTGTGGCGTTTCCTATTGTTAGGTTTTTAGGTGAAGCTTTTGATAATGTTTACATTGTTCTTTCTGCTTTAATTtaaaacgtgttatttttgatttgcgGTAACTTTAAAGAGCGCACACCATGGCCGCAGTTTTGGCATATCGTAGTTAATACAGAAACCAATTTCTCTTATGATTTTAACATAAAGTTCCCATGTAGAATACAAACACAACAGGGTACCCTAGTTCTatatagttttgttttaaaggCAACAATAACATCTTGTATCCACTTTCTTCCCCTCTGATATTAAGCGTGTTTCACTAGTTAGGGTAGCTGCtagtttgcacggagcgggtggacgcctagtATGAGCGCTAACTGCGCTCGTCGCGTGTGACGGATCTTACCTGTAAACCGCATGGCGTGCGCCCGCttcgtgcacccgcgccagctagcgtagactcttaaggtgattttccaccggcaagGCGAGACGAGGATGAGCGAGAAATTCCTATACTAAGCGCGCGATATCGTGCGAACTCGCACTGGCTCGCGATAGACGTCCCATTCCCAATACCAATTCCCGCCCATCCCCGCCTcctctcgcctcgccggtgaaaatcaccttttcacttctcatggaACTCACTCtactggatctaggcgacataaaattattttttatgctctagtacataaagtaaaatcttcgtctaagaccaaggtaatcaggtgtcaacagccacaaacagaaaagtttctacatatatttttttaataattgatttattatatattattaattattattatttaaagccTGTAGATgtgtccactgctgggcaaaggcctcccccatgtcctccactctacctTTCTTGGCGAtcctgaccagctgcgaagaaaggcgtccagatcgtcccgccatcgacgctGGGTCTGCCAATATGATGAattgatttatataaaactaaattaatcgaatcaatcaaaataaatcaataaaactaaaaaaaatacaattatataataatgcatgaaaaataaaaggtacatagaaagtgaacaattgtttccactgttgctatttaatttcctctcaatcgaagtgaaagaGTGTATAACTCGAGCATAAACaaattttcccctcgacgtgtctatccaccctcgccgtaccggcttgggtggctatatgaacgccacGGGTAacatggctcgttttatgctcttgttgtacaatctactattagacTTGGATTTGAAAAATGTATGCGTCTCTACAGCAGGACGTGGAAACAGACTCGCTGGTGGGCAGCGTGGGCTCGGCCCGCGACTGCTGGATCTGCTACGACGGCGCGCGCGCCGAGCCGCTCATCCGGCCGTGCCGCTGCACGGGCGACGTCTCCGCCGTGCACCACGACTGCTTGCGCCGCTGGCTCGTCGAGGTAAGACAAGCTGAACGATTGGCAGCGTGGACTCTCACAtgattgcaaaaaaataaaggaGATAATTTTGGCACATAACGaacaagcaataaaaaaatcaacaaccACTAACCTCTCTGTTTCACtaaccattgattaattttatttgacggataaatgtgatgccgtctccgtctattcgaacaaaacaaacagagacggcatcacatttatccgtcagataaatttaatcaatggatggtgaaacagggggtaaatcttGAAAATAATACTATGGTTACTactctcttattctgagaggaggcctgtgcccagcagtgggacgtatataggctggggtcgatggatggatggaacaGTTATAGCTTAACTGTttaatttcatctatttatacATGATTTTGTTTTTAGAGTGCGGCAACCCCTGACGGCCTGAAGTGCAAGGTGTGCAACACTCCTTACATAGTACAGGAGACCAGCAGGTAAATATAATCATTGCTATGGCAGGGAAATGTTAAATATTAGTACTTTGACTAGCTCATTTTCcactcattaaaaaaattggaaatgGCTGTTGAGGGGTTTCATACCCGAAAGGTGATAAACGGAACCCTGTAAAGTTGTTAAAAcgaccgtccgtccgtccgtcacagGACTGTATCTCAGGAATTATAATAGATAGACCGCTgaaattttttcataatgtgTATTTCTTTTATGGAAAGGTCGATTGGTTTCAATTGTTCCAtgatattattttcatgtttaatGACAGACGTGTGGATCGCTGTAAGCTTTTGGAGTTTGACATCGGCTTAAAATATTGTACGGAAACATAGTTTGGATGCCAGTGGTAATACagtcttgaacatgaaactaaaacatgtcgggctaaactcgatttaagacgcgagttatccgggtcaatatatttaatatggtaatatagtcaacaaaaattgcagtcagcaaaaaaagcttaaattaaaaatgtttttttttaacaaactttcttttttttcagagTGGAATGGGAGCGCGGCTTCACGTGCGTCCACTGGCTGCGGACCGCGCTGGCGGTGGCTTGCAtgtgcggcgcgggcgcggcggcctGGGTCGCCATACAGATGTTTACGTCGCCGGTCGTGCGCGTGctcgccgccggcgccgcctcGCTCGTCTGCTACGTGGCTGTCAGGTACAGTCCGATCCACAAAAGCTGGCACGAATCAATTGAACGAGTGAATGATAATCACACAATGATGAAATGgaccaatcaactttttcttataCCTCGGTGGTTACATCCCCTGGACAACTGTTTAAAACTATTGTTGCAGcaacaggtggtaggaccttgtgcaaggtccgcccggattgctacctgaccatcttgctcgctaatcctgccgtgaagcagcagtgcttgccctgttgtgtttcggcgtggagagtaagacagccggtgaaattactggcacgtgaggtatcccatcttaggctctaggttggcaacgcgtctgcaatacccctgtgtttgcagatgtttatgctggtgatctcttacatcaggagacccacttgctcgttttccatccagtcgaataaaaaaaaaaaactattggttttatatattttctgtGGCACATTAGTAGCATAGATTGTaatataacagttttttaagaGAAagaactctgtcactgttgtctcttggacaacggaacagaataacatacaagaaaaagttgattgacccttataCAGGTTGCTTCACTAAGTGACAATCGTTCTTCAGACAATCTCGTCTCATAACCACATTAACCACCCATTTGGtgttacaaatatttaaaaatgttaatattatACACTGGCTGCATGCCGGTGCAGGCGCACCAAGGTCCTTGTACAAACAAGAAATGTTCACGGCACCCGTGGCGAGATCCTCCCATTGCTCTGTGGTAGACTATGGCGGGCTTGCGGAGACGAAAGCTATTAATTCAGAGTTAACTGCTAACCCAATGTTAAGTggttcaatcaacttttttctGTATCTCgctgccatggttacgtcccctggacaactctttataAAACCAtgattttatataagtatttaagttAATTATTGTTACGTTCTAAGCCCACCTTTCGCCGTACTGATAGACTTTTGTTATTAGCAAATAGTGGTAGTACCGACTGCGCCAGTTACATTATTCCTTTACTTCCTTTCCAAATATCTAATTCCATAAACCTCTTCCAGATTCCTCGGCATGAACACGGTCACGGCTTACCAGAAAGCCAAGATATCCTCGCTCCGTATCCTCACGGAGCCGTTAGAGGAGACACCGTCGGATCAGCTCGCGACCATCAGCAAAACAGTCACCGTCGAGATCGCATCCAAAGCTGTGCTCGAACGCGCACTCAAAGGCGAAATCAACAAATAAACTACCTACAGTGAAAGTGAACTGTGTGATTGCGAAAACAGTGCTACAAAACCATCAAAAGCTTAATCCCATGGATATATTTATATTCCAGTGCGGGAGACACTTGTGGTTACTGTCAAATTCAAGTATAGTGTGAATTTTTGTGCGTTGGAAAAGTACAAGTGTGAAGTGTCGTTTTTCGCCTCTTTCAATAATTTCTTCGTTCGTTCAAGGAATCTATTAGGTACCCATCCAATGGATAAAAAATCCCTGTGGAAACGTTACTTCTGTGTTGATGAAGTAACGAAATAATATCACAAATGAGTGATTGTTTAATCACATGTCGAGTGTGTAAAGTTTCGGAATGAACAATTACAGTGACTGTGAAATAAATAAGCGGACGCTAAACTAGAAGTCAAAGTACTAAGTATATCTTTTTTTTGGTACAAA from Choristoneura fumiferana chromosome 24, NRCan_CFum_1, whole genome shotgun sequence encodes the following:
- the LOC141441799 gene encoding uncharacterized protein isoform X3, with the translated sequence MSGNSVYIQMAPQFSLTWQEKAWLVVGLMRYWQWSICRVFLASVLHQRVSGVPALPWIPLQDVETDSLVGSVGSARDCWICYDGARAEPLIRPCRCTGDVSAVHHDCLRRWLVESAATPDGLKCKVCNTPYIVQETSRVEWERGFTCVHWLRTALAVACMCGAGAAAWVAIQMFTSPVVRVLAAGAASLVCYVAVRFLGMNTVTAYQKAKISSLRILTEPLEETPSDQLATISKTVTVEIASKAVLERALKGEINK
- the LOC141441799 gene encoding uncharacterized protein isoform X1, which codes for MSRPGGLDPRSVNQSQLHQSRFGLVSQALMLILIAGFLASETLSELWKTKVPVVSRNWHDLVFRLAEIGVALWFPCVLWNSMAPERLWLLNPRRLLARQLDDAKLQDLLQHHQDAKQDVETDSLVGSVGSARDCWICYDGARAEPLIRPCRCTGDVSAVHHDCLRRWLVESAATPDGLKCKVCNTPYIVQETSRVEWERGFTCVHWLRTALAVACMCGAGAAAWVAIQMFTSPVVRVLAAGAASLVCYVAVRFLGMNTVTAYQKAKISSLRILTEPLEETPSDQLATISKTVTVEIASKAVLERALKGEINK
- the LOC141441799 gene encoding uncharacterized protein isoform X2; its protein translation is MSRPGGLDPRSVNQSQLHQSRFGLVSQALMLILIAGFLASETLSELWKTKVPVVSRNWHDLVFRLAEIGVALWFPCVLWNSMAPERLWLLNPRRLLARQLDDAKLQDLLQHHQDAKDVETDSLVGSVGSARDCWICYDGARAEPLIRPCRCTGDVSAVHHDCLRRWLVESAATPDGLKCKVCNTPYIVQETSRVEWERGFTCVHWLRTALAVACMCGAGAAAWVAIQMFTSPVVRVLAAGAASLVCYVAVRFLGMNTVTAYQKAKISSLRILTEPLEETPSDQLATISKTVTVEIASKAVLERALKGEINK